Sequence from the Marinobacter antarcticus genome:
ACGCTCTGATTGATGCCATTGCCACTGCGGAGCTCCTGCAGGCCCAGATCCGTCATCACTTCAGCCCGCAAACACCTATTGGTGATCTGTGGCTTTGAGACACTCTTCAGGCTTTACTGCGACACCTTCACTGCGGCGATCCAGTCGCCGTAGCCGGCCTCAGCCATTTCTTCCAGCGGGATGAATTTAAGCGCCGCTGAGTTCATGCAATAACGCAGACCGGTGGGCGCCGGGCCATCGTTGAATACATGCCCTACGTGTGAATCGGCAAAGCGACTGCGGATTTCGGTACGGGACATGAAGAACCCGTTGTCTTCCTTTTCCACAACCATGTCCGGGCTCAGCGGGCGCGTGAAACTCGGCCAGCCGGTCCCGGATTTATACTTGTCACGCGAGGAAAACAGCGGCTCACCCGACACAACATCCACATAGATTCCAGGACGTTTGTTATCCCAGTACGGGTTGCTGAACGCCCGCTCTGTGCCGTCCTTCTGAGTCACCTCATACTGAATGCTGGTAAGGCGCTGCTTCAGAGTCTCAGAGTCTGGTTTTACGAAAGTCTCCGGATCAAAGCCCTTCATCCCACCAGACTGACTCATGTCAGCAGCGGCGTTTGTTGCAGCTTCTTTGGCGCTCTTTACCGCATCGCCATCTGGCTTGAACTGGCTGAAATCAAGCTCGTAATCGTCACCATAAACCTTCTCGATAAACTGATAACGGCCTGAATTGAAAGTATAGAAGTTGTAGCGCACCGGGTTCTTTTTGTAGTAATCCTGGTGATACTTCTCGGCGGCATAAAAAGTCTTCAGCGGCGTAATCTCAATCACCACTGGCTTCTCATAAACACCGGACGCCTGCAGCTCTTTCTTAGCCACTTCCGCCAGACGCTTCTGTTCCGCGTTGTGGTAGAAAATTGCCGGGCGGTACTGCTGACCACGGTCAACAAACTGTCCGTTGGCATCCGTCGGGTTCATCATCCGCCAGAGGCCTTGCAGCAAGCCTTCGTAGGTAATCTCGTCCGGATTGTAGTAAACCTGCACCGCTTCGGTGTGCCCGGTACTACCGGAAGCAACTTGCTGGTAGGTTGGGTTGGTCTCATCTCCACCCGCATAGCCGGAAACAGCCTCTACCACGCCGGGGATCTTCTCGTAACCGGCTTCCACACACCAGAAGCAGCCGCCAGCAAAGGTCGCGACCTTCAGGCCGGGATCTGACGGCGCATATTCGTCGGCACTGGCCGTGGTCTTTTCGGCCGTGGCAACCGCGGCATAGAAGGCGCCAGTGACTGCAATAAGCAGCGCGGCGACCATTGCCAGTGTTTTTCGGTTCATAACAACTCTCCTGAGAGTAGTGTAGAAAAAATGTTCAGTCGCCATCCTATCGCCGTGACTTCACCAAAACGTTCCTCAATTCTTACGAATCTATAACGCTGTGGATTCTTTTGGCGTTGAATCGGCCAAAGGCAGCCAGAAGCGGAACGCTGCGCCAGCCCCCGGATGGTTTTCTACGGAGACCCGGCCCTGCTGTAACTCCGCCATTCGGCGCGCGATGGCAAGACCCAGTCCGGCATGTCCGCTGCGGCTGGCACCCGGCGCCTGGTAAAACGGGTCAAAAACATGATC
This genomic interval carries:
- the msrB gene encoding peptide-methionine (R)-S-oxide reductase MsrB, with product MNRKTLAMVAALLIAVTGAFYAAVATAEKTTASADEYAPSDPGLKVATFAGGCFWCVEAGYEKIPGVVEAVSGYAGGDETNPTYQQVASGSTGHTEAVQVYYNPDEITYEGLLQGLWRMMNPTDANGQFVDRGQQYRPAIFYHNAEQKRLAEVAKKELQASGVYEKPVVIEITPLKTFYAAEKYHQDYYKKNPVRYNFYTFNSGRYQFIEKVYGDDYELDFSQFKPDGDAVKSAKEAATNAAADMSQSGGMKGFDPETFVKPDSETLKQRLTSIQYEVTQKDGTERAFSNPYWDNKRPGIYVDVVSGEPLFSSRDKYKSGTGWPSFTRPLSPDMVVEKEDNGFFMSRTEIRSRFADSHVGHVFNDGPAPTGLRYCMNSAALKFIPLEEMAEAGYGDWIAAVKVSQ